In Rhodococcus sp. OK302, one genomic interval encodes:
- a CDS encoding catalase: protein MSKKVVEKNPAKKNPPITGSPGPATPPLEEPVEPSGPLPPKADQSSPQLRTATATTVDGPESARGQQGEYLTTAQGARLRDTDHSLKAGPRGPTLLQDHQLREKITHFDHERIPERVVHARGAGAHGVFRAFGAAEKVTKAGFLRRAVETPVFVRFSTVLGSRGSADAVRDTRGFATKFYTDEGTFDLVGNNIPVFFIQDGIKFPDIVHAAKPHPDREIPQAQSAHDTFWDFVSLHTEATAHTLWNMSDRGIPRSYRMMEGFGVHTFRLLNDDGETSLVKFHWKPRLGVHSVVWEEAQLINGFDPDFHRRDLADAIEAGAYPEWELGIQVFPDTPEQMFEGIDLLDPTKFVPEELAPVQPIGVMTLNANPTNFFAETEQIAFHPGHLVPGIDVTDDPLLQARLFSYLDTQISRLGGPNFGQLPINRPHAPINDMFRDGMHQSAVHSGVAPYKPNSLDGGCPFSAGAESGAFIDVPLGLEAATKLRASPASFDDHFSQARLFYSSLSDIEKTHVAQAYTFELGKCYEQPIKERTLLVIANIDAELCATVAAGLGLPAPKPSVPFDDAPTPSPALSQVGAEWPVAGRVVGIVADENSDLAGVRVAVSALAADGMVPLVIGPHGGTVDSDSATVAVSRTFDTARSIEFDALLLAGAPTDPRLDILLAEMFRHGKVIGAWNDGTVLLESAGLTASDGIIIGEDGPSVLEQVVALLKSHRVWSRL, encoded by the coding sequence ATGTCCAAGAAAGTGGTTGAGAAGAACCCCGCCAAGAAGAACCCTCCGATCACCGGCTCCCCCGGACCCGCGACACCGCCGCTGGAAGAACCGGTCGAGCCCAGCGGTCCATTGCCACCGAAGGCCGATCAATCCTCCCCACAGCTTCGCACCGCAACAGCCACGACTGTCGACGGACCTGAGTCCGCACGCGGACAGCAGGGTGAATATCTGACCACCGCGCAAGGCGCGCGCCTCCGCGATACCGATCACTCCCTCAAAGCCGGACCACGCGGGCCGACACTGCTCCAGGACCATCAATTAAGGGAAAAGATCACCCACTTCGATCACGAACGGATCCCCGAGCGTGTAGTCCATGCCCGGGGTGCCGGAGCACACGGCGTATTCCGCGCGTTCGGTGCCGCTGAGAAGGTCACCAAGGCCGGCTTCCTGCGCCGAGCGGTCGAAACCCCGGTGTTCGTTCGCTTCTCCACAGTGCTCGGCTCCCGCGGCTCAGCGGATGCAGTGCGAGATACTCGCGGTTTCGCTACCAAGTTCTATACGGACGAAGGAACTTTCGACCTGGTCGGCAACAACATCCCGGTCTTTTTCATCCAGGACGGCATCAAATTTCCTGACATCGTTCATGCTGCGAAACCGCATCCGGACCGCGAGATTCCGCAAGCACAGAGCGCGCACGACACGTTCTGGGATTTCGTCTCCTTACACACCGAAGCCACCGCACACACTCTCTGGAATATGTCCGACCGCGGCATTCCGCGGTCGTATCGGATGATGGAGGGATTCGGCGTTCACACCTTCCGGTTGCTCAACGACGACGGTGAAACCTCACTGGTGAAGTTCCACTGGAAGCCGCGACTGGGTGTGCACTCAGTTGTCTGGGAGGAAGCGCAGCTGATCAACGGGTTCGATCCCGATTTCCATCGCCGCGATCTAGCCGACGCAATCGAAGCGGGCGCCTACCCGGAATGGGAACTCGGCATCCAGGTCTTCCCCGACACTCCGGAGCAGATGTTCGAAGGCATCGACCTTCTCGATCCCACCAAATTCGTTCCCGAGGAACTGGCCCCGGTTCAGCCGATCGGGGTGATGACTCTCAATGCGAACCCAACCAACTTCTTCGCCGAAACCGAACAGATCGCGTTCCACCCCGGCCATCTGGTTCCTGGCATCGACGTCACTGACGATCCCCTACTGCAGGCTCGACTATTTTCCTACTTGGACACCCAGATCAGCAGATTGGGTGGCCCCAACTTCGGTCAGCTCCCGATCAACCGTCCGCATGCACCGATCAACGACATGTTCCGCGACGGAATGCACCAGAGCGCAGTTCATTCCGGTGTCGCCCCGTACAAACCGAACTCGTTGGACGGGGGCTGCCCGTTCTCGGCCGGCGCAGAGTCCGGGGCATTCATCGACGTACCGCTAGGGCTGGAGGCCGCGACGAAACTCCGGGCATCTCCGGCCTCATTCGACGACCATTTCTCACAGGCGCGACTCTTTTACAGCAGTCTCAGTGATATCGAGAAAACCCATGTGGCGCAGGCGTACACCTTCGAGCTGGGAAAGTGCTACGAGCAACCGATCAAAGAACGCACCCTCCTCGTGATCGCAAACATCGATGCCGAACTGTGCGCGACTGTCGCAGCCGGTCTGGGCCTGCCGGCCCCGAAACCGTCCGTCCCATTCGACGACGCGCCGACACCGAGCCCCGCTCTGTCTCAGGTGGGCGCCGAATGGCCCGTTGCCGGCAGGGTGGTCGGAATCGTGGCCGATGAGAACTCGGACCTAGCCGGGGTCAGAGTAGCCGTGTCCGCTCTCGCCGCCGATGGAATGGTGCCGCTGGTGATCGGCCCGCACGGCGGCACAGTGGACTCGGACTCAGCCACTGTCGCAGTCTCGCGCACCTTCGACACTGCCCGATCGATCGAATTCGATGCGCTTCTTCTTGCCGGGGCGCCGACGGATCCGCGACTGGACATTCTTCTCGCCGAAATGTTCCGCCACGGCAAGGTCATCGGCGCATGGAACGACGGGACAGTACTTCTCGAATCCGCTGGGCTCACTGCGTCGGACGGCATCATCATCGGCGAGGACGGTCCGTCGGTACTCGAACAGGTAGTCGCATTGCTCAAATCCCATCGTGTCTGGAGTCGACTCTGA
- a CDS encoding glycosyltransferase, with protein MLLKSPHNVRGVVTVIPAHNEQQLLPACLRSLRRAADSAPIPVTTIVVLDSCSDGSAFAVGDFADVLVVEYGNVGAARAAGFSASGSIGREDVWFTTTDADSTVPESWYVDQLDYWPHHDVVVGKVRVDWSTHSERTRRRYDNAYRLRGNNNHGHIHGANLGMRADLYHRVGGFRPLAVAEDVDLVERMRDAGARIAWDERNVVTTSDRRTPRARGGFGDHLRGLEHDSQTHRPVAVAEHP; from the coding sequence ATGCTGTTGAAATCTCCCCACAATGTGCGGGGTGTCGTCACGGTCATACCCGCCCATAACGAGCAGCAACTGCTGCCGGCCTGTTTACGGAGCCTCCGGCGCGCGGCCGACTCCGCACCGATTCCGGTGACGACTATCGTCGTGCTCGACTCATGTTCGGATGGTTCCGCATTTGCTGTCGGAGACTTCGCGGACGTCCTCGTCGTGGAGTACGGCAACGTAGGAGCCGCCAGAGCCGCGGGGTTCAGCGCCAGCGGGAGCATCGGCCGCGAGGATGTCTGGTTTACGACTACGGACGCAGACTCGACAGTTCCCGAGTCGTGGTACGTCGACCAACTTGACTACTGGCCACACCACGATGTGGTCGTGGGCAAGGTCCGGGTCGATTGGTCCACACATTCGGAGAGGACCCGTCGGCGATACGACAACGCGTATCGCCTTCGCGGGAACAACAATCACGGCCACATCCACGGGGCCAACCTGGGAATGCGGGCCGACCTCTACCACCGTGTCGGCGGATTCCGCCCATTGGCCGTCGCGGAAGATGTCGACCTGGTGGAACGGATGCGCGATGCGGGGGCACGGATCGCGTGGGATGAACGGAATGTGGTGACCACGTCCGATCGGAGAACGCCTCGAGCACGCGGCGGATTCGGCGATCATCTCCGCGGTCTCGAACACGACTCCCAGACGCACCGTCCAGTCGCAGTCGCGGAGCACCCGTGA
- a CDS encoding acyl-CoA dehydrogenase family protein, protein MKSIAVHPSVTPDEAAQWPLPGSGCSRERWHKLADAARVDLVGARMLEAHADAVAILRELSGPRPRFGELWGVWAADPPHAVVVARKTSEGVVLDGRKLWCSGASICTHALVTARSGDESALFAVDLSTAGIKPVPDSWPAVGMARSDSGAVDFTAVPAEPVGSASDYLTRPGFWHGAIGVAACWYGGAQAVADTLRATTSDDPHRLAHLGGVDAALYAAGSVLDAAALDLDRRPLDRNAGEIRARRVRAVVESSVSEVLDRVGRALGAAPLCNDARHAQLVADLTVYVRQSHAERDLADLARALRTEVAD, encoded by the coding sequence GTGAAATCCATAGCGGTGCATCCGTCGGTCACTCCCGATGAGGCGGCCCAGTGGCCACTCCCTGGATCGGGCTGCTCCCGCGAGCGGTGGCACAAACTCGCCGACGCGGCGCGAGTCGACCTCGTCGGCGCCCGCATGCTCGAAGCGCACGCTGACGCGGTCGCCATCCTCCGAGAGCTGTCGGGCCCGCGCCCACGATTCGGCGAACTCTGGGGTGTGTGGGCAGCCGACCCTCCACATGCGGTGGTTGTTGCGCGAAAAACATCGGAGGGCGTTGTTCTCGATGGACGGAAGCTGTGGTGTTCAGGCGCGAGCATCTGCACTCACGCACTCGTCACTGCACGCTCCGGTGACGAGTCGGCACTTTTCGCAGTCGACCTCTCCACTGCCGGGATCAAACCGGTACCGGACAGCTGGCCTGCCGTCGGCATGGCCCGAAGCGATTCTGGTGCAGTAGATTTCACCGCAGTACCGGCTGAACCCGTTGGTTCTGCAAGCGACTATCTCACCCGCCCCGGCTTCTGGCATGGCGCAATCGGCGTAGCGGCGTGCTGGTACGGCGGGGCTCAGGCAGTCGCCGACACGCTACGCGCAACCACGAGCGACGACCCCCATCGACTCGCACACCTGGGCGGCGTCGATGCCGCCCTGTACGCCGCCGGCAGCGTCCTCGATGCCGCCGCCCTCGACCTGGACCGACGCCCACTCGACCGTAACGCCGGGGAGATCCGGGCACGACGGGTCCGGGCTGTCGTCGAGTCCTCCGTGAGCGAGGTACTCGACCGTGTCGGCCGAGCGCTCGGTGCCGCACCCCTATGTAACGATGCCCGGCATGCCCAACTCGTCGCAGACCTGACGGTCTACGTGCGTCAGAGTCACGCCGAACGAGACCTCGCTGATTTAGCCCGGGCCTTGCGAACGGAAGTTGCAGACTGA
- a CDS encoding PIG-L deacetylase family protein has product MQTDDEYATLRKFTGRGRGHPESRWAGSTLFDPLDDQRCPALVVVAPHPDDEVLGVGGWASELSARGVPVTILSVTDGDASHPDSPTVTPHELATRRRDESNRAAQCLGLASPFRLGLPDGAVADHEDTLAARIRSYLQAGYWCAAPLRTDGHPDHEAAGRAAARAAHDAGAVLVEYPIWLWHWSFPGDPSVPWPRARSFALTKDRLDAKRAAAGMFASQISDLSEHPADRAILPPHVLARLIRNHETVFVP; this is encoded by the coding sequence TTGCAGACTGATGACGAGTACGCAACGCTTCGAAAGTTCACCGGTCGCGGACGGGGGCACCCCGAGAGTCGTTGGGCGGGGAGCACACTGTTCGATCCCTTGGACGACCAGCGGTGCCCGGCGCTGGTCGTAGTCGCCCCTCACCCGGATGACGAAGTCCTGGGCGTCGGCGGGTGGGCGTCCGAATTGTCGGCGCGAGGCGTGCCGGTGACGATCCTGTCCGTCACAGATGGAGATGCCTCCCACCCCGATTCTCCGACGGTGACCCCACACGAGCTGGCAACCCGCAGACGCGACGAATCCAACCGAGCCGCACAATGTCTCGGGCTAGCTTCGCCGTTCCGCCTGGGCTTGCCGGACGGGGCAGTTGCCGACCATGAGGACACCCTCGCTGCACGGATCCGTTCCTACTTACAGGCGGGTTACTGGTGCGCAGCCCCGTTGCGCACCGACGGCCATCCCGACCATGAGGCCGCCGGCCGCGCCGCGGCACGCGCTGCGCACGACGCCGGAGCGGTTCTTGTCGAGTATCCGATCTGGCTGTGGCACTGGTCCTTTCCCGGTGACCCGTCAGTTCCTTGGCCACGAGCCCGGAGCTTCGCACTCACCAAGGACAGGCTCGATGCGAAGCGGGCAGCAGCCGGAATGTTCGCGAGCCAGATCAGCGATCTCTCGGAGCACCCGGCGGACCGGGCCATCCTCCCCCCACACGTACTCGCCCGGCTGATACGCAACCACGAAACGGTGTTCGTCCCATGA
- a CDS encoding class I SAM-dependent DNA methyltransferase yields MSRMPDDYFTQMYAQNPDPWGFDERWYEHRKRNLTAAILPRARFRHAFEPGCSIGNLTTVLAPRCDRLLATDIVDSALVSARSRLERTPHPDVTFIHWALGDPWPDATFDLIVLSEVCYYLEPHALPRVLDDVAEHLTIDGVLLAAHWRHPVSDYPTTGDEVHNILSQHQALTRTARYEDPDLLLETFAPVGTKPKSVATIEGLVA; encoded by the coding sequence ATGAGCAGAATGCCTGACGACTATTTCACCCAGATGTATGCGCAGAACCCGGATCCATGGGGGTTCGACGAACGGTGGTACGAGCACCGCAAACGCAATCTCACTGCCGCGATACTGCCGCGCGCGCGATTCCGTCACGCGTTCGAGCCAGGCTGCTCCATCGGCAACCTCACCACCGTGCTCGCGCCCCGATGCGACCGCCTGCTGGCTACCGACATCGTCGATTCTGCCCTCGTGTCAGCTCGGTCGCGGTTGGAGCGAACTCCCCATCCCGACGTGACATTCATCCACTGGGCGCTCGGCGATCCGTGGCCGGACGCCACATTCGACCTGATCGTTCTCAGCGAAGTGTGTTACTACCTCGAACCGCACGCTCTTCCGCGCGTCCTGGACGACGTTGCGGAGCACCTCACGATCGATGGAGTGCTGTTGGCAGCGCACTGGCGGCACCCGGTCTCGGATTACCCGACGACGGGCGACGAAGTGCACAACATCCTTTCCCAGCATCAGGCTCTCACACGCACAGCCCGATACGAGGACCCGGATCTGCTTCTGGAAACCTTCGCGCCCGTCGGCACGAAGCCCAAATCCGTAGCCACGATCGAGGGGCTCGTCGCCTGA
- a CDS encoding NAD-dependent succinate-semialdehyde dehydrogenase yields the protein MTNYKTVNPATGETVREFDTLDDSGVEAALAKVHRGYLSWKKSAPQTRAQVLGRTAELYIERADELARMISLEMGKPVREAKGEVQLSAAIYQWYADHGPALLDEEHLDVPGAEESVVYRRPIGVLVGVMPWNYPYYQVARFAAPNLMLGNTIILKHASNCPQSALLMEEILRQAGLPEDAYVNVFASNEQIADMVADPRVQGVSLTGSERAGTSVAETAGRNLKKVVLELGGSDVFIVLDSDDMDVTVASATKARLSNAGQACNAAKRFIVTEDFYEDFTRKLTASFESVSAGDPSEESTVLGPLSSNSAVDTLIEQIEDAVYKGATLLTGGKKIEGPGAYVQPTLLADVTPEMRAYSEELFGPAGVVYKVKSAEEAVELANSSVYGLSGSVWSTDLDAARSVAADLDVGMAFVNEHGTTLPGLPFGGVKRSGVGRELGPWGMDEFVNKKLIRVSKE from the coding sequence ATGACTAACTACAAAACAGTCAATCCCGCGACAGGTGAAACCGTCAGGGAGTTCGACACTTTGGATGACAGCGGAGTGGAAGCCGCGCTCGCGAAGGTGCATCGCGGCTATCTGAGCTGGAAAAAGTCTGCACCGCAAACGCGCGCACAAGTACTGGGTAGGACAGCCGAGTTGTACATCGAACGCGCCGACGAGTTAGCGCGCATGATATCGCTGGAGATGGGCAAACCGGTTCGCGAAGCAAAGGGTGAAGTGCAACTGTCCGCGGCCATCTACCAGTGGTATGCCGATCACGGGCCGGCGTTGCTCGACGAAGAACACCTTGACGTTCCCGGAGCCGAAGAATCGGTGGTGTACCGGCGCCCCATCGGCGTGCTGGTGGGTGTGATGCCGTGGAACTACCCCTATTACCAGGTCGCCCGGTTCGCAGCGCCGAATCTTATGCTCGGTAACACGATCATCCTCAAGCACGCGTCCAACTGTCCGCAATCCGCACTGTTGATGGAAGAGATCCTGCGGCAAGCGGGTTTACCTGAGGACGCGTACGTCAACGTCTTCGCGAGCAACGAACAGATCGCTGACATGGTCGCCGACCCTCGAGTGCAGGGTGTGTCCTTGACCGGCAGTGAGCGCGCCGGCACCAGCGTCGCGGAAACCGCGGGACGCAACCTCAAGAAGGTAGTCCTCGAACTCGGTGGCTCCGACGTGTTCATCGTTCTCGATTCCGACGACATGGATGTCACAGTCGCATCGGCAACCAAGGCACGCTTGTCCAACGCTGGTCAAGCATGCAACGCGGCAAAACGATTCATCGTCACCGAAGATTTCTATGAAGACTTCACACGCAAACTGACTGCCTCATTCGAATCCGTCTCCGCTGGTGACCCTTCGGAAGAAAGTACAGTTCTGGGGCCACTGTCTTCGAACAGTGCAGTTGACACGTTGATCGAGCAGATCGAGGACGCGGTGTACAAGGGTGCGACATTGCTGACAGGAGGGAAGAAGATCGAAGGTCCGGGCGCATACGTTCAACCCACACTGCTGGCGGACGTCACTCCGGAGATGCGCGCGTACAGCGAAGAACTCTTCGGACCTGCTGGCGTCGTCTACAAGGTGAAGTCCGCGGAAGAGGCTGTAGAGCTTGCCAATTCGTCCGTCTACGGATTGAGTGGGTCGGTCTGGAGCACTGACCTCGACGCAGCGCGCTCGGTTGCTGCCGATCTCGACGTCGGAATGGCGTTTGTCAACGAACACGGCACGACGTTGCCCGGTCTCCCGTTCGGTGGAGTCAAACGATCCGGCGTGGGGCGCGAGCTGGGCCCCTGGGGAATGGACGAATTTGTCAACAAGAAGCTGATCCGCGTCTCCAAGGAGTAA
- a CDS encoding CDGSH iron-sulfur domain-containing protein, producing MGRTRIDADGNPINRERATVALCRCGGTSIPLFCDGTHKKRKSRRS from the coding sequence GTGGGCCGGACCCGGATCGATGCCGACGGCAACCCGATCAACCGCGAACGAGCCACTGTAGCGCTCTGCCGATGCGGCGGCACATCGATCCCGCTCTTCTGCGACGGGACGCACAAGAAGCGGAAATCTCGACGTTCCTGA